In the genome of Leptospira noumeaensis, one region contains:
- the secY gene encoding preprotein translocase subunit SecY: MFQTIANIFRIPELRSKILFTIGMLLLFRMGTHVTIPGINSLIVTGITADPSEGFLGMVDLFAGGALLKFSIFALGIMPYISSSIIMQLVMVLIPSLQKMQKEGEEGRKKIQQYTKYGTLILCAIQSLAVIQLANSWSTGSGTAQAKYPGLINPSVEGYFLPIAMLSITTGTVLLIWLGEQITERGIGNGISLIIFAGIIGRMPEALIAMFTSDTSDALSILILIIIFIVLISLTVILTQGVRRVPLNYGKQMVGRKMVQARSQSIPFKVNSANVMPIIFASSLILFPQTIVQWLSSKGGQWAGWAVIMDYFNPFSQIWYHALFYYVIYTSLIIFFAYFYTAIQFNPQELADNLKKYGGFIPGVRPGSQTKDMIEKILNRITLPGALFLAGLALAPYLIIKFLNLGSNTGGGTLVYTFGGTSLLIMVGVALETLKQIEAQLLMRNYEGFMKKTKIKGRV; encoded by the coding sequence ATGTTTCAAACCATCGCTAACATCTTTCGAATCCCGGAATTAAGATCTAAAATCCTATTTACGATAGGTATGTTGTTACTTTTCAGAATGGGAACTCACGTGACCATTCCAGGAATCAACAGTTTGATTGTAACGGGCATTACTGCCGATCCGAGTGAAGGTTTCCTCGGAATGGTAGATTTGTTTGCTGGTGGTGCTCTTTTAAAATTTTCTATTTTTGCACTAGGGATTATGCCTTATATCTCTTCTTCGATTATTATGCAACTTGTGATGGTTCTCATACCTAGTTTGCAAAAAATGCAAAAAGAAGGGGAAGAGGGCAGAAAAAAAATCCAACAGTACACTAAGTACGGAACTCTCATCCTTTGTGCGATCCAGTCTCTTGCTGTGATCCAACTTGCTAATTCTTGGTCTACTGGATCGGGAACAGCACAAGCGAAATACCCAGGGCTCATCAACCCATCTGTAGAAGGTTATTTTCTACCGATTGCGATGTTATCCATCACAACGGGAACTGTGCTTCTTATTTGGCTCGGGGAACAGATTACAGAACGTGGGATTGGTAATGGAATTTCTCTCATTATCTTTGCTGGTATCATTGGTCGTATGCCAGAAGCGCTCATTGCTATGTTTACATCTGATACCTCAGATGCTCTTAGTATCCTAATTCTTATCATTATTTTTATCGTTCTTATTTCACTTACGGTGATTTTAACCCAAGGGGTTCGCCGGGTTCCGTTAAATTACGGAAAACAAATGGTGGGAAGAAAGATGGTTCAGGCTCGTAGCCAATCCATTCCTTTCAAAGTGAACAGTGCCAATGTAATGCCAATTATCTTTGCATCTTCACTCATTCTTTTCCCACAAACAATTGTTCAGTGGCTGTCCTCTAAGGGCGGTCAGTGGGCAGGTTGGGCAGTGATTATGGACTATTTCAATCCATTCTCGCAAATTTGGTATCATGCCCTTTTCTATTATGTGATTTATACATCTCTAATCATATTCTTTGCTTATTTTTATACGGCAATTCAGTTCAACCCACAAGAGTTAGCTGATAACCTGAAAAAATACGGTGGGTTCATTCCGGGAGTTCGCCCTGGTAGCCAAACAAAAGACATGATCGAGAAAATCTTGAATCGAATCACCCTTCCAGGTGCTCTTTTCCTTGCTGGTCTTGCTCTTGCTCCGTATCTCATCATTAAGTTTTTAAACCTCGGTTCTAATACCGGTGGGGGAACTTTGGTGTATACATTCGGAGGAACTTCACTTCTGATTATGGTAGGTGTGGCTCTAGAAACTTTGAAACAAATCGAAGCCCAACTTCTAATGAGAAATTACGAAGGATTCATGAAGAAGACTAAAATCAAGGGAAGAGTGTAA
- the infA gene encoding translation initiation factor IF-1, whose product MAKEEAITIDGTVLEPLPNAMFRVELENGHKVLAHISGKMRMHYIRILPGDKVTVELSPYDLTKGRITYRKK is encoded by the coding sequence CTGGCTAAGGAAGAAGCAATAACTATTGACGGAACCGTTTTAGAACCGTTACCGAACGCTATGTTCCGCGTGGAACTAGAGAATGGTCACAAAGTTCTAGCACATATTTCGGGAAAAATGCGTATGCATTATATCCGTATTTTACCCGGCGATAAAGTTACTGTAGAACTTTCTCCTTATGACCTAACCAAGGGCCGTATCACTTACAGAAAGAAATAG
- the rpsM gene encoding 30S ribosomal protein S13, which produces MARIAGVDLPSNKRILIGLTYVFGIGKTSSQNILKKAGIDESIRVKDLSDEQEAAIRRVIEESYQVEGDLRSEVNLNIKRLMDVGCYRGFRHRRGLPVNGQRTRTNARTRKGVKKTVANKKKATK; this is translated from the coding sequence ATGGCACGTATCGCGGGTGTTGATTTACCATCAAACAAAAGAATATTGATCGGTCTTACATACGTATTTGGTATTGGTAAGACGTCCTCTCAAAATATCCTGAAAAAAGCAGGAATTGACGAATCTATCCGGGTGAAGGACCTTTCGGACGAACAAGAAGCCGCGATCCGACGAGTCATTGAAGAATCATACCAGGTAGAAGGTGATCTTCGTTCCGAAGTCAACCTAAACATCAAACGATTGATGGACGTAGGTTGTTACAGAGGTTTCCGCCATAGACGTGGACTTCCTGTTAACGGACAAAGAACAAGAACCAACGCAAGAACTCGCAAGGGTGTCAAGAAAACTGTAGCTAACAAGAAAAAGGCTACTAAGTAG
- the rpmJ gene encoding 50S ribosomal protein L36 — translation MKVRASVKKICPECKVIRRKGVIRVICTNPKHKQRQR, via the coding sequence ATGAAAGTTAGAGCATCAGTAAAAAAAATCTGTCCAGAGTGCAAAGTCATTCGCAGAAAAGGTGTAATCCGAGTGATTTGCACGAACCCAAAACACAAACAAAGGCAAAGATAG
- the rplO gene encoding 50S ribosomal protein L15, giving the protein MAQDRIEQGRGFGAKRPKKSTSLGNKNLVPVPEGAKTSPKRVGQGPGSGMGKTSTRGSKGQRARAASMRRGFEGGQLPLHRRLPKRGFTNIFSVEFQPVNLISLTKAGLSGEVTPAILKAKSLIKSEAGPIKLLGTGEVTVAITITVDAFSASAKEKIEKAGGKVIIREKKKEEKKN; this is encoded by the coding sequence ATGGCGCAAGACAGAATTGAACAAGGCCGTGGATTTGGTGCAAAACGCCCCAAAAAATCTACATCCCTCGGAAACAAAAACTTGGTTCCCGTTCCGGAAGGTGCAAAAACATCTCCGAAACGAGTGGGTCAAGGTCCAGGATCAGGGATGGGAAAAACTTCCACTCGTGGTTCCAAAGGACAAAGAGCTCGTGCGGCTTCGATGAGACGTGGATTCGAAGGGGGACAGCTTCCTCTTCACAGACGTTTGCCAAAACGTGGTTTTACTAATATTTTCTCTGTGGAATTCCAACCAGTCAATTTGATCTCTTTAACTAAAGCAGGTCTTTCTGGGGAAGTAACTCCTGCCATTCTCAAAGCCAAATCTTTGATTAAGTCTGAAGCCGGACCAATCAAATTACTCGGAACTGGAGAAGTGACTGTTGCCATCACCATTACGGTAGATGCTTTTTCTGCTTCTGCAAAAGAGAAAATTGAAAAAGCCGGTGGAAAAGTCATCATTAGAGAAAAGAAAAAAGAAGAGAAAAAAAACTAG
- a CDS encoding adenylate kinase, with amino-acid sequence MKRLIFMGPPGAGKGTQADIIKEKYQIPQISTGDILRAAVKNGTPMGIEAKKYMDAGDLVPDAVVIGIIRDRLVEADCANGFILDGFPRTVEQAKALSEILKELRMELDSVVNLDVPDEELVKRLLGRAIKEGRSDDNEETIKNRLHTYNTKTLPLIDFYKGSGILRQINGLGSMEEITNTILKSIQ; translated from the coding sequence ATGAAGAGACTCATATTTATGGGGCCCCCAGGTGCTGGAAAAGGGACCCAAGCTGACATCATCAAAGAGAAATACCAAATTCCACAGATCTCTACCGGAGACATTCTCCGTGCTGCCGTAAAAAACGGAACCCCTATGGGGATAGAAGCAAAAAAATATATGGACGCGGGAGACCTTGTTCCAGATGCTGTCGTTATAGGCATAATTCGCGACCGTTTGGTCGAAGCTGATTGTGCAAATGGATTCATACTGGATGGATTTCCTAGGACGGTGGAGCAAGCAAAGGCTCTCTCGGAAATCCTCAAAGAGCTCCGGATGGAGCTCGACTCCGTTGTCAACCTAGACGTTCCTGACGAAGAACTCGTCAAACGGTTGCTAGGTAGAGCGATCAAAGAAGGACGCTCGGATGACAACGAAGAGACCATCAAAAACCGTCTGCATACTTACAACACCAAGACGTTGCCCCTAATAGACTTTTATAAAGGCTCTGGGATCCTTCGGCAAATCAATGGTTTGGGAAGTATGGAAGAAATCACTAACACTATTTTAAAATCGATCCAGTAG
- the rplF gene encoding 50S ribosomal protein L6, producing the protein MSRVGKSIIKLPAKVEVKADAEALTIKGPLGELKTPLYDGVSANVENGELVFTRKSEDQKTVALHGLVRSLAMNCVKGVTTGWEKNLEITGVGYRAQKRGKDLVMALGYSHEVVFPEPNGIKIDVADQLKIKVSGIDRQLVGQVAADIRSKRPPEPYKGKGIKYQNEYIRRKAGKTGKK; encoded by the coding sequence ATGTCTCGAGTTGGAAAAAGTATTATCAAATTGCCTGCAAAGGTAGAAGTGAAAGCGGATGCAGAAGCCCTTACAATCAAAGGGCCATTAGGGGAATTAAAAACTCCTCTGTATGATGGTGTCAGTGCCAATGTGGAAAACGGCGAACTTGTTTTTACTCGCAAAAGTGAAGACCAAAAGACTGTGGCTTTACACGGTCTCGTTCGTTCCCTAGCAATGAACTGCGTCAAAGGTGTGACCACTGGTTGGGAAAAAAACCTAGAAATTACTGGGGTTGGTTACCGTGCACAAAAACGCGGTAAAGATCTAGTGATGGCTCTTGGTTATTCTCATGAAGTGGTTTTCCCTGAGCCAAACGGTATCAAAATCGATGTTGCAGATCAGCTAAAAATCAAAGTATCGGGAATTGACCGACAACTGGTTGGACAAGTTGCGGCTGACATTCGTTCGAAAAGACCTCCTGAACCTTACAAGGGGAAAGGGATCAAATATCAGAACGAATACATCCGTAGAAAGGCCGGAAAAACCGGTAAGAAGTAG
- the rpmC gene encoding 50S ribosomal protein L29, translated as MKDDFKSLSPEDLKKEILSSSEEVRKARFQFGVTRSLENPKLIRNHKKRIAQALTVLREKELTAKGKLKQIAPKAGSAPKVAKTSKGKKK; from the coding sequence ATGAAAGACGATTTCAAATCACTTTCTCCAGAAGATTTAAAGAAAGAAATTCTTTCCTCTTCCGAAGAAGTAAGAAAAGCAAGATTTCAGTTTGGAGTTACAAGATCTCTTGAGAACCCAAAACTAATCCGCAATCATAAGAAGAGAATTGCCCAAGCATTGACTGTCCTTCGCGAGAAGGAACTAACAGCAAAAGGCAAACTCAAACAAATCGCACCGAAAGCTGGTTCGGCTCCAAAAGTCGCAAAAACAAGCAAAGGTAAGAAGAAGTAG
- the rpsK gene encoding 30S ribosomal protein S11, with translation MAEKDAKNKKDTKKVKKKEKKNVPRGKVYIQASFNNTIVSITDMAGNVLSWSSSGMMGFRGSKKSTPYAAQVAATNAAEKAIEAAGLSEVDVMVSGPGIGRESAIRSLTTKGISIKLIKDVTPLPHNGCRPRKRRRV, from the coding sequence ATGGCTGAAAAAGACGCTAAGAATAAAAAAGATACCAAAAAGGTTAAGAAAAAAGAAAAGAAAAACGTTCCGCGAGGTAAGGTTTATATCCAAGCTTCGTTTAACAATACAATCGTATCCATTACAGATATGGCTGGAAACGTTCTTTCTTGGTCCTCGTCTGGAATGATGGGATTTCGTGGATCCAAAAAATCCACTCCGTATGCAGCACAAGTTGCTGCTACCAATGCAGCTGAAAAAGCAATCGAAGCTGCTGGTCTTTCAGAAGTAGATGTAATGGTTTCCGGTCCAGGAATTGGACGTGAGTCTGCCATTCGTTCTTTGACTACGAAAGGAATTTCAATCAAACTCATTAAAGACGTAACTCCGCTCCCGCACAATGGGTGCCGACCACGCAAAAGAAGAAGGGTGTAG
- a CDS encoding DNA-directed RNA polymerase subunit alpha — MSPKNLLKGFKRPKKIEFTTDVNTPNYGKFVAEPFERGIGTTIGNSLRRTLMSSIEGAAISAIRIEGVSHEFSYIEGVAEDVTRIILNLKQVRIKYEPEDKEASKVIHLELKGAGYFRAADLAVDSSIEIMNPDLHIATLNEDANLIMDLEIQRGRGYVPAEDKKKDIEVLGTIPIDSIFSPIQKVLFEVSETRVAQRSDYEKLTMEVWTDGSVSPEDAVAQAAKILKDHLTVFINFEEEIEEEEEELDEADEKLKAALSKHVEELELSVRSTNVLRSLEIDFIGELVKRSEDEMTKSKHFSEQSLQELKAKLSSMGLSFGMRDF; from the coding sequence TTGTCTCCAAAGAATTTATTAAAAGGTTTTAAAAGACCCAAAAAAATCGAATTCACTACCGATGTGAATACTCCAAACTACGGTAAGTTTGTTGCAGAACCTTTCGAAAGAGGAATTGGTACTACGATCGGTAACTCCCTTCGTCGTACGCTCATGTCTTCTATTGAAGGTGCAGCAATTTCCGCGATTCGGATTGAAGGAGTTTCTCACGAGTTCTCCTATATTGAAGGTGTAGCAGAAGACGTAACTCGTATCATTCTTAACTTAAAACAAGTTCGAATCAAATATGAGCCTGAAGACAAAGAAGCAAGCAAAGTAATCCACCTAGAACTGAAAGGTGCAGGTTACTTCCGTGCTGCTGACTTGGCAGTTGATTCTTCTATCGAAATTATGAATCCTGACCTTCATATTGCCACTCTCAATGAGGATGCCAATTTGATTATGGATTTGGAAATCCAAAGAGGACGTGGTTACGTTCCTGCGGAAGACAAAAAGAAAGACATCGAAGTTTTGGGAACTATCCCTATCGATTCTATTTTTTCACCAATCCAAAAAGTATTGTTTGAAGTATCGGAAACTCGTGTTGCACAACGTTCTGATTACGAAAAACTCACGATGGAAGTTTGGACTGATGGATCTGTTTCTCCAGAAGATGCAGTCGCACAAGCAGCAAAAATTCTAAAAGACCACTTAACTGTTTTCATTAATTTTGAAGAAGAGATTGAAGAAGAAGAAGAAGAGTTGGATGAAGCTGATGAAAAACTAAAAGCAGCTCTATCTAAACACGTAGAAGAGTTAGAACTTTCTGTTCGTTCTACTAACGTTCTTCGTAGTTTAGAAATCGACTTCATTGGTGAACTTGTTAAGAGATCAGAAGACGAAATGACTAAATCAAAACATTTCAGCGAACAAAGTTTACAAGAGTTGAAAGCGAAACTTTCCTCTATGGGACTTTCTTTCGGTATGAGAGATTTTTAA
- the rplQ gene encoding 50S ribosomal protein L17 gives MNKRNKVKQLNRSADHRKAMIQNMVISLLRHERIESSVAKLKVARSYAERIITRAKRNLDANLANLDEQKKNAAILHNTRYLYSHLGDQEIVTKLLKDLANRYAERVGGYTRIIRLVNRPSDNTAMGILELVDRKTQDELKAEVRAKREEKKPAKKEEKPKKAKKEKVAAK, from the coding sequence ATGAATAAACGTAATAAAGTTAAACAACTCAATAGATCAGCAGATCATAGAAAAGCTATGATCCAAAATATGGTAATCTCTTTACTTCGCCACGAAAGAATTGAATCTTCTGTTGCAAAGTTGAAAGTGGCTCGTTCTTACGCGGAACGAATCATTACTAGAGCGAAACGTAATTTAGATGCTAACCTTGCTAACCTTGATGAACAAAAGAAAAATGCAGCAATCCTGCACAACACACGATACCTTTATAGCCACCTTGGTGACCAAGAAATCGTAACAAAACTTTTGAAAGACCTTGCAAACCGTTATGCGGAAAGAGTGGGTGGATACACACGGATCATTCGTTTGGTAAACCGTCCTTCTGACAATACGGCAATGGGAATTTTGGAACTTGTGGATCGCAAAACTCAAGATGAGTTGAAAGCAGAAGTGCGAGCGAAACGCGAAGAAAAGAAACCTGCTAAAAAGGAAGAAAAACCTAAAAAAGCCAAAAAAGAAAAAGTAGCTGCGAAATAA
- the rpsH gene encoding 30S ribosomal protein S8 yields MSLSDPIADMLTRIRNAQQAKHELCVIPGSKIKKSILDLLKEEGFVDDVQTVKNGSFDDFQVKLKYDTEKKPVIRMIERVSTPGRRVYIQSGEIRPFRNNIGTLILSTSKGVMTGKRARKLRVGGEVLCKVF; encoded by the coding sequence ATGAGTCTTTCAGATCCAATCGCAGATATGCTAACAAGAATCAGAAACGCACAACAAGCTAAACATGAGCTTTGTGTGATTCCTGGTAGCAAAATCAAAAAGTCCATCCTAGATCTTCTTAAAGAAGAAGGTTTTGTAGATGATGTTCAAACTGTAAAAAATGGAAGTTTTGATGACTTCCAAGTGAAATTAAAATACGACACGGAGAAAAAACCGGTAATTCGTATGATCGAGAGAGTATCCACTCCGGGTCGTCGAGTTTACATCCAATCTGGTGAAATCCGTCCGTTCCGAAATAACATCGGAACACTCATCCTTTCTACTTCGAAAGGTGTGATGACTGGGAAACGTGCTCGCAAACTCAGAGTAGGAGGGGAAGTTCTCTGTAAGGTATTCTAG
- the rpmD gene encoding 50S ribosomal protein L30: MEEVIVTQERSSIGIIPIHKKTLIALGLKKKGQSKKHKMTPQLKGMLRQVGYLLKVEKV; this comes from the coding sequence ATGGAAGAAGTGATCGTAACGCAAGAAAGAAGTTCTATTGGTATCATCCCGATACACAAAAAAACTCTAATTGCTCTCGGCCTTAAAAAGAAAGGTCAATCCAAAAAACACAAAATGACTCCCCAATTGAAAGGGATGTTACGACAAGTAGGTTACTTGTTGAAAGTGGAAAAGGTATAA
- the rplN gene encoding 50S ribosomal protein L14 gives MIQQETILQVADNSGVKKVMCVKVLGGSKKRYATLGDEIIVAVKEAQPAYGLRDGQGKKVHNKAVQRAVVVRTKKEVRRPDGTYIRFDDNAVAIIDDKGNPKGTRIFGPVARELRDKKYMKIISLAPEVL, from the coding sequence ATGATTCAACAAGAAACTATTTTACAAGTAGCCGATAACTCGGGTGTGAAAAAAGTCATGTGCGTTAAAGTGCTTGGCGGTTCCAAAAAACGCTACGCAACGCTTGGTGACGAAATCATCGTCGCTGTTAAGGAAGCACAACCTGCATACGGTCTTCGTGACGGGCAAGGTAAAAAAGTGCATAACAAAGCGGTTCAAAGAGCTGTTGTTGTGAGAACGAAAAAAGAAGTTCGTCGTCCAGACGGAACTTACATTCGTTTCGATGACAATGCTGTTGCCATCATTGATGACAAAGGGAATCCAAAAGGAACCAGGATCTTCGGACCTGTTGCCCGTGAACTTCGCGATAAAAAATACATGAAAATTATATCTCTCGCTCCGGAGGTTCTCTAG
- the rplR gene encoding 50S ribosomal protein L18 translates to MINKTAKNTKRLRRAERVRYKLRSTSERPRLVFNKTNRYLTAQIIDDAKGVTLVYATTLGKDFPKHENSKKSKSAATELGKVVAEKAKKAGVSQVVLDRSGMVYHGKIAAFADSAREGGLEF, encoded by the coding sequence ATGATCAATAAGACAGCTAAAAATACGAAAAGATTGAGAAGAGCGGAACGAGTTAGATACAAACTCCGCTCTACATCGGAAAGACCTCGGTTGGTTTTTAACAAAACAAACCGTTACCTCACTGCACAAATCATTGATGATGCAAAAGGTGTAACGCTTGTTTATGCAACCACTCTAGGGAAAGATTTTCCGAAACATGAAAATTCTAAGAAGAGTAAATCGGCTGCGACCGAACTCGGTAAAGTAGTCGCTGAAAAAGCGAAAAAAGCAGGAGTTTCCCAAGTGGTTCTCGACAGATCTGGAATGGTTTACCATGGCAAGATCGCTGCTTTTGCTGATTCTGCCCGCGAAGGTGGATTGGAGTTCTAA
- the rplE gene encoding 50S ribosomal protein L5 — protein sequence MVPRLKSKYEAEIRPTLQKSLGFQSVMRVPKLEKIVINVGMGEAHTNPKAMEACLVEIGQITGQRPVKTFAKKSIAGFKVREGMVLGCKVTLRGHHMYEFLDRFINVALPRVRDFRGVNPKGFDGRGNYNLSVKEQIIFPEIHFDKINTIYGINITFVTNTEVDKEAFELFQAFGMPYRAAGK from the coding sequence ATGGTACCTAGGCTTAAATCAAAATACGAAGCGGAAATCCGCCCGACACTCCAAAAGTCACTCGGCTTCCAAAGTGTCATGCGAGTTCCCAAACTAGAAAAAATCGTGATCAACGTTGGTATGGGTGAAGCTCACACGAACCCAAAAGCGATGGAAGCATGTCTTGTAGAAATTGGTCAAATTACAGGCCAAAGACCGGTAAAAACTTTCGCTAAGAAGTCCATTGCGGGTTTCAAAGTGAGAGAGGGAATGGTGCTTGGTTGCAAAGTTACCCTCCGCGGTCATCATATGTATGAGTTCCTTGACAGATTCATTAACGTGGCTCTTCCACGGGTTCGTGACTTTCGAGGTGTAAACCCCAAAGGTTTCGACGGTCGAGGAAATTATAACCTGTCCGTAAAAGAACAGATCATCTTCCCTGAGATTCATTTTGATAAAATCAATACGATCTACGGGATCAATATCACTTTCGTAACGAACACGGAAGTGGACAAAGAAGCGTTCGAATTATTCCAAGCCTTCGGTATGCCTTACCGAGCGGCAGGTAAGTAG
- the rpsE gene encoding 30S ribosomal protein S5 has product MLEEETKEFTEKVVKIDRVAKVVKGGRRFSFNALSVVGDSKGKVGIGFGKANEVPDAIRKSIESAKKNLKSIHYIGHTVPHDVVGQFKSARVILKPASPGTGIIAGASVRSVLERAGIQDVLTKSWGSSNPMNIVKATMDALQQLETPSMAVKRRGVSLKHLFGQDL; this is encoded by the coding sequence ATGTTAGAAGAAGAAACAAAAGAATTTACTGAGAAGGTCGTAAAAATCGACCGAGTTGCCAAGGTAGTGAAAGGGGGACGTCGTTTCTCCTTTAACGCTCTATCCGTTGTTGGTGACTCTAAAGGAAAAGTAGGAATTGGATTTGGAAAAGCAAATGAAGTTCCAGACGCAATCCGAAAGTCTATTGAATCGGCAAAAAAGAATTTAAAATCCATTCACTATATCGGTCATACCGTTCCTCACGATGTTGTGGGACAGTTCAAATCCGCTCGAGTGATTTTGAAGCCAGCATCTCCGGGAACGGGGATCATCGCTGGAGCTTCTGTTCGATCCGTTTTGGAAAGAGCAGGAATCCAAGATGTTTTAACAAAATCATGGGGATCTTCAAACCCGATGAACATTGTGAAGGCGACTATGGATGCATTACAACAGTTGGAAACTCCGTCAATGGCGGTAAAACGACGTGGTGTTAGCCTCAAACATTTGTTTGGGCAAGATCTATAA
- the rpsD gene encoding 30S ribosomal protein S4 — protein sequence MARYRGPVVKLMRREGLNLFLKNSHTLHKEKSSLEKRKYPPGLPPKKKGKITEYGAQLREKQKVKRAYGVLEKQFRRYFEEASHTPGIPGENLLQFLERRLDNVLYRMGFAVTRRQARNFVAHRHILVNGHRVDICSYRVNVGDKIEIREKFQKSTFIEENIKLAQAINRTASWVSVDYTKFSGEVTSLPTREHIDIPVKEQVIVELYSK from the coding sequence ATGGCACGTTACCGAGGTCCAGTTGTTAAATTGATGAGAAGAGAGGGACTTAACCTCTTTCTCAAAAATAGTCATACTTTACATAAAGAAAAATCTTCCCTAGAAAAGAGAAAGTACCCACCAGGTCTACCTCCTAAGAAAAAAGGAAAGATTACTGAATACGGAGCTCAGCTTCGTGAAAAACAAAAAGTAAAACGCGCATACGGAGTTTTAGAAAAACAATTCCGTAGATACTTCGAAGAAGCATCTCACACTCCAGGGATTCCTGGTGAGAACTTACTCCAATTCCTCGAAAGAAGATTGGATAACGTTCTTTATCGTATGGGATTTGCAGTCACTAGAAGACAAGCTCGTAACTTTGTAGCTCACAGACATATCCTTGTGAACGGACACAGAGTTGATATTTGTTCTTATCGTGTGAATGTTGGTGATAAAATCGAAATCCGTGAGAAGTTCCAAAAATCCACGTTTATCGAAGAAAATATCAAACTAGCTCAAGCAATCAATCGTACTGCTTCTTGGGTGAGTGTGGATTATACCAAGTTCTCAGGAGAAGTGACTTCACTTCCAACAAGAGAGCATATTGATATCCCTGTGAAAGAACAGGTAATCGTAGAGTTGTACTCGAAGTAA
- the rpsQ gene encoding 30S ribosomal protein S17: protein MEDKNSKKSLTIQGVVVSDAMDKTVVIEIITRKVHPRFKKIMTRTSRVKIHDEKNECQVGDRVIAVETRPLSKQKHHKLVKVIEKAKLV, encoded by the coding sequence ATGGAAGATAAAAACTCTAAAAAGTCTTTAACCATTCAGGGTGTAGTTGTGAGCGATGCTATGGATAAAACTGTAGTGATCGAAATCATCACAAGAAAAGTGCATCCACGGTTTAAGAAGATTATGACCAGAACTTCCCGCGTGAAAATTCACGATGAGAAGAACGAGTGTCAAGTTGGTGATCGAGTCATCGCTGTGGAAACAAGACCACTTTCTAAACAGAAACACCATAAACTTGTAAAGGTAATTGAGAAGGCGAAATTAGTATGA
- a CDS encoding type Z 30S ribosomal protein S14, whose product MAKKSMMERHAKEQKFKVREYNRCPLCGRSRAYLRRFDMCRLCFRDLASKAQIPGVKKSSW is encoded by the coding sequence ATGGCGAAAAAATCAATGATGGAACGCCACGCCAAAGAGCAAAAATTCAAAGTGAGAGAGTACAATCGTTGCCCTCTTTGTGGTAGATCACGCGCTTATTTGCGCCGCTTTGATATGTGTCGTCTTTGCTTCCGGGACCTTGCTAGCAAGGCTCAGATCCCCGGTGTGAAAAAGTCCTCCTGGTAA
- the rplX gene encoding 50S ribosomal protein L24, with amino-acid sequence MAAKLAYRGSEPTKFKKTKIKKDDEVLVISGKEKGKKGKVLAIDKRKDRVYIEGVNKRKRFVRPTQENPQGGAIEIEFPIHISNVMFHDAKAENKAKPKKKIKAVRLGFAKKDGKSVRVTRPEGKEV; translated from the coding sequence ATGGCAGCTAAATTAGCATATAGAGGCTCCGAGCCCACTAAATTCAAAAAAACGAAAATCAAAAAGGACGATGAAGTTCTTGTGATTTCCGGTAAAGAAAAAGGAAAAAAAGGGAAAGTTCTAGCAATCGACAAACGCAAAGACCGCGTTTATATCGAAGGTGTGAACAAAAGAAAACGATTCGTACGCCCAACCCAAGAGAACCCTCAGGGCGGCGCGATTGAGATCGAATTCCCAATCCATATTTCCAATGTGATGTTTCACGACGCAAAAGCGGAGAACAAAGCGAAGCCAAAGAAGAAAATTAAGGCTGTACGCTTGGGCTTTGCCAAGAAGGATGGTAAATCCGTACGAGTGACTCGACCAGAAGGGAAAGAAGTATAG